One part of the Mesotoga sp. BH458_6_3_2_1 genome encodes these proteins:
- a CDS encoding nucleotidyl transferase AbiEii/AbiGii toxin family protein, with amino-acid sequence MIDSASLEREWIMKLRNERFPKRDPGIIEKAIYALTLLERLSERQLHFVFKGGTSLILVLDEFNRFSIDIDIVTGVNQKELQRSLADIANNEPFTRFEVDVRNSKLEIPKSHYKFYYSSNVKGREDYVLLDALHEEAAYPVLVERKIDHFILIHTNNSASQEVLTPDVDCLLGDKLTAFAPRTTGIDWSTDSSSGNDLKILKQIFDIGRLFDKMVKLGNVSETLRRVAAIESRYRGTEITAKEVLEDIFEAALLIGFRGLSDRELYQLLLRGCTKLSNYIFTGRFVEADMILAASKIAFLAVSLQKEAEGAGDIEITDEPIEIRSFSRLNRLRNINIKAFRLFKEAVLLREGAR; translated from the coding sequence GTGATTGACAGCGCTTCTCTTGAACGCGAATGGATAATGAAACTGAGAAACGAGAGATTCCCCAAAAGAGATCCAGGCATAATCGAAAAGGCAATTTATGCTCTGACTCTCCTTGAAAGGCTTTCTGAAAGGCAACTGCATTTTGTATTCAAAGGAGGTACTTCGCTAATCCTGGTTCTGGATGAGTTCAATCGTTTCTCAATCGATATCGATATAGTCACAGGAGTGAATCAAAAAGAGCTTCAGAGATCACTGGCTGATATAGCAAACAACGAACCGTTCACAAGATTTGAAGTCGATGTTAGAAACAGTAAGCTAGAGATTCCCAAATCTCACTACAAGTTCTATTACTCATCGAATGTCAAGGGGAGAGAGGATTACGTACTTCTCGATGCTCTCCATGAGGAAGCGGCCTATCCAGTTCTTGTTGAACGCAAGATCGATCATTTCATCTTGATACACACTAACAATTCTGCATCACAAGAAGTATTGACGCCCGATGTCGACTGTCTTCTGGGTGACAAACTCACTGCTTTTGCTCCGAGGACAACCGGTATCGACTGGAGCACCGACAGTAGTTCAGGTAATGATCTCAAAATACTAAAACAGATATTCGATATCGGCCGACTTTTCGATAAGATGGTTAAGTTAGGAAACGTAAGTGAAACTCTCAGAAGAGTCGCTGCAATTGAATCCCGATACAGAGGAACGGAAATCACTGCTAAGGAGGTTCTAGAGGATATCTTTGAAGCGGCCCTCCTAATTGGCTTCAGAGGTTTGAGCGATAGAGAGCTCTATCAGCTGCTTTTGAGAGGCTGTACAAAACTGTCTAACTATATTTTCACAGGCAGGTTCGTTGAAGCAGACATGATTCTAGCAGCATCAAAGATAGCTTTTCTAGCTGTCTCGCTACAGAAAGAGGCTGAGGGGGCGGGTGACATTGAAATAACAGACGAGCCAATAGAAATACGTTCGTTTTCAAGGCTAAACAGACTAAGAAACATCAATATTAAGGCTTTCAGATTATTCAAGGAGGCAGTCCTACTGCGGGAAGGGGCACGGTAG
- a CDS encoding DUF6577 family protein encodes MRNFERDISDLADESGLITRRKLITYLAGLFPEDSEQRLDWRINSLKKIGLLSSSGRGIYRIENLAVSDLKIDGMKGSFLRLSDIREPSELTSVSGTAQSLEKMGMISRVAKGVFSTEVKPTYLPSISAELKDLWISLAEEFPYLGLCLTDTYWINSFISQQAAGRRFVIETEKGAEESVFDFLSVGYDSVLLKPSERDMRLYGSGLPELLIVKNLVTQSPITSVDDVPIPSLEKILVDVFCDEQVYDYIQGDMTVELFEEAFGRFAIDQSVLRRYASRRGRWRRIRKFVTDNIGEVWVL; translated from the coding sequence GTGAGGAATTTTGAGAGAGATATTTCTGATCTTGCCGATGAATCGGGACTTATTACCAGACGGAAGCTTATCACTTATTTGGCAGGACTGTTCCCGGAGGATTCTGAGCAACGCCTTGACTGGCGCATAAATTCACTCAAGAAAATCGGTTTGCTTAGCTCGTCAGGCAGGGGGATCTACAGAATAGAAAACCTTGCCGTGTCAGACTTGAAGATTGATGGCATGAAAGGGAGTTTTCTAAGGCTTTCGGATATTAGAGAACCGAGTGAATTGACAAGCGTCAGTGGTACTGCCCAATCCCTAGAGAAGATGGGGATGATTTCTAGAGTTGCCAAGGGTGTTTTCAGCACCGAGGTGAAACCCACCTACCTTCCATCAATTTCTGCTGAGCTTAAGGATTTATGGATTTCTCTGGCCGAAGAGTTTCCTTACCTAGGACTCTGTTTGACAGATACATACTGGATAAACTCCTTCATTTCGCAGCAGGCAGCAGGCAGGAGATTTGTTATCGAGACTGAAAAGGGCGCTGAAGAGTCTGTTTTTGACTTTCTTTCTGTAGGTTATGACAGTGTGCTGCTCAAACCTTCCGAAAGAGATATGCGTCTCTATGGATCGGGTTTGCCAGAACTCCTAATAGTCAAGAACCTAGTCACGCAATCTCCGATTACGTCGGTGGATGATGTTCCTATTCCATCCCTTGAGAAGATTCTTGTAGACGTGTTCTGCGATGAACAGGTCTATGACTATATTCAGGGAGATATGACGGTAGAGCTTTTCGAAGAGGCCTTTGGAAGGTTTGCTATTGATCAAAGCGTGCTTAGGAGATATGCTTCACGAAGAGGAAGGTGGAGAAGAATAAGGAAATTTGTGACCGATAATATTGGCGAGGTGTGGGTGTTGTGA
- a CDS encoding DUF6577 family protein, with protein MMNLDSDGIVIPRLEKMFVDLFSREPALEPFGDAEMDRVFKNVFDTYALNADSILRYAARRGKRQEMVEYIRYNSF; from the coding sequence ATGATGAATCTCGATAGTGATGGAATCGTAATACCGAGACTCGAGAAGATGTTTGTAGATTTGTTCTCAAGGGAGCCCGCTCTTGAGCCATTTGGCGATGCCGAAATGGACAGGGTTTTCAAAAATGTCTTCGATACATATGCACTAAACGCAGATAGCATATTGAGATATGCAGCAAGGAGAGGAAAAAGGCAGGAAATGGTGGAGTACATTCGTTACAACTCCTTCTAA
- a CDS encoding AAA family ATPase, protein MDNEFQWVPYYEALADKLLEFKDKSGELFNVIKKLSSGQPLMRYLHFEKEDWWGPRQYRIDPFSVLGVMNRGITDANRTLLAKILANEFGVTVTAPTQFAGIPVLDNRRSFFVGNDEMWNLFIYALESADADTFSNEFKEAFDKAVALNGNGLTYVTMGLFWIRPNVFFPLDTNSRKYISEHYSVDVPNTHCAGSEYTEFLGALKNELSKERPSLSFPEMSYKAWIHRKGSQPIIDDSSGGGDDNIDKKLITEKNTILYGPPGTGKTYSAIQYAVAIVEGKSIDKVKDEDYGEVFGRYLKHKDDGTIAFTTFHQSFSYEEFIEGIRPVVSPEEKADAGNEIEYEIHDGIFKAFCDNAGKPVGGKADADLGIGKNPTVWKVSLEAAGDNPTRTECMENNHIRIGWDEYGENISDATDFGERGGGNVLNAFYNRMQIGDIVLSCYSSRTIDAIGVVTGEPEWHKEYQHYRRVRKVRWLVKGINEDIVDLNGGRTMTLSTVYRLSVSVSDVLQMLKNLKPDLFKEKVKVPNRVFIIDEINRGNISKIFGELITLIESSKRLGASEQLRAKLPYSGQNFGVPDNVYIIGTMNTADRSIALIDSALRRRFSFVEMQPDSSTLRDVFVDDVDIAKMLDTINKRITVLLDREHTIGHSYLLPLKNSATIETLAEIFENSIVPLLQEYFYDDYEKIRLVLGDNRKPDDSARFIVKKTDTVDLFGGAEIDFPEYYEVNREAFKMIEAYRQM, encoded by the coding sequence TTGGACAATGAATTCCAGTGGGTGCCATATTATGAGGCTCTTGCCGACAAACTGCTCGAATTCAAGGATAAGTCGGGCGAACTTTTCAACGTGATTAAGAAGCTTTCATCGGGTCAGCCACTGATGAGATATCTTCATTTCGAGAAAGAAGATTGGTGGGGACCCCGACAGTATCGGATCGATCCTTTCTCCGTATTGGGAGTAATGAATCGAGGAATAACAGATGCAAATAGAACCCTTCTAGCGAAAATCCTTGCCAACGAGTTCGGGGTAACAGTTACTGCGCCGACACAATTTGCGGGAATACCTGTTCTTGATAACAGACGGTCCTTCTTTGTTGGTAACGATGAAATGTGGAACCTTTTTATTTACGCCTTGGAATCGGCCGATGCAGATACCTTTTCTAACGAATTCAAAGAGGCTTTTGACAAGGCCGTTGCCCTTAACGGCAACGGGTTGACATATGTTACGATGGGCCTGTTCTGGATTAGACCGAATGTATTCTTCCCTCTTGACACCAATTCTCGCAAGTACATTTCTGAACATTACTCCGTAGACGTACCCAACACCCATTGTGCCGGCAGTGAATATACAGAATTTTTAGGCGCTCTGAAAAACGAACTTAGTAAGGAAAGACCCAGCTTGTCATTCCCGGAGATGTCATATAAGGCTTGGATTCACAGAAAGGGCTCTCAACCAATAATCGACGACTCATCTGGTGGTGGTGATGATAATATAGACAAGAAACTGATAACTGAGAAGAATACTATTCTCTACGGTCCCCCTGGAACGGGCAAAACCTACAGCGCTATTCAGTACGCCGTTGCTATCGTTGAGGGAAAATCTATTGACAAAGTAAAGGATGAGGACTACGGAGAAGTGTTCGGTCGCTATCTAAAACACAAAGACGATGGGACAATTGCTTTCACAACTTTCCACCAGTCTTTCAGCTACGAGGAATTCATCGAGGGGATTCGTCCCGTTGTCTCCCCAGAAGAGAAAGCTGATGCCGGCAACGAAATCGAATACGAGATTCACGATGGAATCTTCAAGGCTTTCTGCGATAATGCTGGGAAACCTGTCGGAGGAAAGGCGGACGCAGATTTGGGGATTGGGAAGAACCCGACCGTATGGAAGGTTTCTCTTGAAGCAGCAGGCGATAATCCCACTCGGACCGAGTGTATGGAGAATAACCACATTCGCATTGGATGGGACGAATACGGCGAGAACATTTCTGATGCTACAGATTTTGGGGAACGGGGCGGAGGTAACGTTCTTAACGCCTTTTACAACAGGATGCAAATTGGCGATATTGTTCTTTCATGCTATTCGAGCAGAACAATAGATGCTATCGGTGTTGTCACCGGCGAGCCGGAGTGGCACAAGGAATACCAGCATTATAGACGGGTACGGAAAGTTAGGTGGCTAGTGAAAGGGATTAACGAGGATATAGTCGACCTCAACGGCGGTAGAACCATGACGCTTTCAACTGTTTATAGACTGTCTGTTTCTGTCTCGGATGTTCTGCAAATGCTCAAGAATCTGAAGCCTGATCTCTTCAAAGAAAAGGTCAAGGTTCCAAACCGAGTATTCATAATAGATGAGATCAACCGAGGCAATATTTCCAAGATCTTTGGGGAGCTCATAACTCTGATTGAATCTTCGAAGCGGCTAGGCGCAAGCGAGCAGCTCCGTGCGAAACTTCCCTACTCCGGGCAGAATTTCGGTGTGCCCGATAATGTCTACATCATTGGAACGATGAACACTGCCGATCGTTCCATAGCGCTGATAGATTCCGCATTGCGCCGCAGGTTTAGCTTTGTCGAAATGCAGCCCGATTCATCTACGCTCAGAGATGTTTTTGTAGACGATGTTGATATTGCGAAAATGCTCGATACAATTAACAAGCGCATCACGGTTTTGCTCGATCGCGAGCATACGATCGGGCATTCCTATCTGCTTCCACTTAAGAATAGCGCGACTATTGAGACTCTTGCAGAGATTTTCGAAAACAGCATAGTGCCTCTCTTGCAGGAGTATTTCTACGACGACTATGAGAAGATCCGGCTTGTTCTGGGAGACAACAGAAAGCCTGACGACAGCGCCCGCTTCATCGTGAAAAAGACTGATACCGTTGATCTGTTTGGTGGTGCCGAAATTGACTTCCCGGAGTATTACGAGGTGAACAGAGAGGCCTTCAAGATGATTGAAGCCTATAGGCAAATGTGA
- a CDS encoding restriction endonuclease, whose product MILYYFRKYWWVVSAAIIALAFVIPYQVVLVLLFTQIIAVNLVSFRIRRYLKPERNVKSLRNLLVLEFKDLLESYGVSCDFPPRGDYSSVDLIADIFGEKTVFSIREGNDEIHNSEVQSLAASLPKHGAKHGVILVDGLLPIEAKRLAESYGLQFKRYQKYKEEVQERLSSNPNVCSVCGRLIDQNQKELCWKNSELLGGKTYCHEHFKEVIDKSKAETT is encoded by the coding sequence ATGATTCTATACTACTTCAGGAAGTATTGGTGGGTGGTATCGGCTGCAATAATTGCGCTTGCATTTGTGATTCCTTATCAGGTGGTTCTAGTTCTGCTCTTTACGCAGATAATCGCTGTGAATCTCGTATCGTTTAGGATCAGGAGGTACTTGAAGCCCGAGCGAAATGTGAAGAGCCTCAGGAATCTTCTAGTTCTCGAGTTCAAGGATCTTCTCGAAAGCTATGGAGTGTCCTGTGATTTTCCGCCGCGGGGCGATTATTCCTCCGTTGATCTTATCGCGGATATCTTTGGAGAAAAGACGGTGTTCTCTATTAGAGAGGGCAATGATGAAATCCATAACTCCGAAGTGCAGAGTCTCGCCGCTTCTCTTCCGAAACATGGGGCAAAGCACGGAGTTATTTTGGTAGATGGTTTGCTGCCGATTGAGGCAAAGAGACTGGCCGAGAGCTACGGTCTGCAATTCAAGAGATATCAGAAGTACAAGGAAGAAGTTCAGGAAAGGCTAAGCTCCAATCCCAATGTCTGCAGTGTTTGCGGAAGATTGATCGATCAGAATCAAAAGGAGCTTTGCTGGAAAAATTCAGAGCTTCTGGGTGGAAAGACTTACTGCCACGAACACTTCAAGGAAGTCATCGACAAATCGAAGGCAGAAACAACCTAG
- a CDS encoding nucleotidyl transferase AbiEii/AbiGii toxin family protein, whose translation MITRNSASKEWLDTVMKSYKKNDPGIVEKTIMALTLLEQLSVEGLDFIFKGGTSLMLLLDSYNRFSLDIDILLPDKPKNLEYIFNRICNNGVFKSWFEDKRKTPSDVPKTHYGFVRESVLDGRERAVFLDILYQEVGTRSLLRVPVRHRVIETAPPDVLVTIQTLDALLGDKLTAFAPNTTGIPYGTGKEAEIIKQLFDLGVLFDNLADLDVVRKSFVQNCMFELGYRKLDLSEVDVLNDCIDTAITLAYRGAYKREQFSYLMTGIKAFKAFSFNSSFSLEDAIKSSAKVAYLVQLMKAGKGRHEKFRETIDLRDVNITNPSWNKLKKLKKTDPEAFFYLFNALKLIEQ comes from the coding sequence GTGATCACAAGAAACTCTGCTTCCAAAGAATGGCTGGATACAGTTATGAAATCTTACAAGAAAAATGACCCTGGAATAGTAGAAAAGACCATAATGGCCTTGACGTTGCTCGAACAACTTTCCGTTGAAGGCCTCGACTTCATATTCAAAGGCGGGACCTCTCTTATGCTTCTTCTAGATAGTTACAACAGGTTCTCACTGGACATAGACATATTGCTTCCCGATAAACCCAAGAACCTTGAATATATATTCAACAGGATCTGCAACAATGGGGTATTCAAAAGCTGGTTTGAGGACAAACGTAAGACTCCCTCGGATGTTCCCAAAACTCACTATGGATTCGTAAGGGAATCGGTGTTGGACGGAAGAGAGCGGGCAGTCTTTCTGGATATCCTTTACCAGGAGGTCGGCACAAGGTCGCTGTTGAGAGTCCCCGTGAGGCATAGAGTAATAGAGACAGCCCCGCCGGACGTGCTGGTAACCATACAGACTCTCGACGCTCTGCTCGGAGACAAGCTGACTGCCTTTGCACCGAACACGACGGGTATTCCGTACGGCACCGGAAAGGAAGCCGAGATAATCAAGCAGCTCTTCGATCTGGGAGTCCTTTTCGACAATCTGGCCGATCTCGATGTAGTGCGGAAATCGTTTGTACAGAACTGCATGTTCGAACTCGGTTACAGGAAGCTGGATTTGAGCGAGGTCGATGTCCTGAATGACTGTATTGACACGGCTATCACGCTGGCCTATAGAGGGGCCTACAAGAGGGAGCAGTTCAGCTATCTTATGACGGGTATCAAGGCGTTCAAAGCATTCTCGTTCAACAGTAGCTTCTCTCTGGAAGACGCCATAAAAAGCTCGGCAAAGGTAGCGTATCTTGTGCAGTTGATGAAGGCCGGCAAGGGACGTCATGAGAAGTTTCGAGAAACAATCGACTTACGTGATGTCAATATCACCAACCCATCGTGGAACAAGCTGAAGAAGCTGAAGAAGACAGATCCAGAAGCCTTCTTTTATCTATTCAACGCATTGAAGTTGATCGAGCAGTAG
- a CDS encoding DUF6577 family protein: MEKISQNQVNEWFKNNQFLTHYQLINELSTLLPNRKPGTYYATLHRLKKEGLIRNVRRGLYEAGSKREFEPAVSKELSGLFKKLRKSFPYLENLCVWNSRWLNEFTVQQALSSMVIIETERGTEESVFEYIKASYSRVFIDPTPKEINNYILGCKKCFVVRSLVTEAPVTSFDNVAIPRLEKILVDLVCEKDLFVSFQGEELRNIYHRVLKDYNVSLSTLRRYARRRGKLEEIDKLIVTRGEGM; the protein is encoded by the coding sequence ATGGAGAAGATTAGTCAAAACCAAGTAAATGAGTGGTTCAAAAACAATCAGTTTCTTACGCACTATCAACTGATCAATGAACTGAGTACACTTTTACCTAATAGGAAGCCAGGTACTTATTATGCAACCCTGCACCGGCTGAAGAAAGAAGGACTCATCAGAAACGTCAGAAGAGGCCTCTATGAAGCCGGAAGCAAACGGGAGTTCGAACCTGCCGTATCGAAGGAACTCTCCGGTTTGTTCAAGAAGCTTCGCAAGAGCTTCCCGTACCTGGAGAACCTGTGTGTCTGGAACAGCAGATGGCTGAACGAATTCACTGTTCAGCAGGCGCTTTCTTCTATGGTGATCATAGAAACTGAGCGAGGCACAGAGGAGAGCGTGTTTGAATATATCAAAGCATCCTACTCCCGGGTGTTCATCGATCCGACTCCGAAGGAGATAAACAACTACATTCTCGGATGCAAGAAGTGTTTTGTTGTAAGGTCGCTTGTAACTGAAGCCCCTGTAACGTCCTTTGATAATGTCGCCATACCGAGGTTAGAGAAAATACTTGTCGATCTTGTCTGCGAGAAGGACCTCTTCGTATCGTTTCAGGGAGAGGAGTTACGGAACATATATCACAGGGTTCTGAAGGATTACAACGTGAGTCTGAGCACGCTGAGAAGATATGCGAGGCGACGCGGGAAGTTAGAAGAGATAGACAAGCTCATAGTGACCCGGGGAGAAGGCATGTGA
- a CDS encoding McrC family protein, producing the protein MKPIGKCEMTYTITEYSGFACEKAVNGYKALPKKTFEALENFILANVSEKETEAIELLSLSARRGVGKVITARNYVGLIAMTDGTVIEILPKIAGDEISEDETKRIFLEMLKTLRDITFKDFNVSHLHVDRLNLFEIFIKMFLDEVTALTKQGLKSAYTPVEANEKFYKGKILTSQNIKYNLVNKQRFYVLYDDFNANRPENRLIKSTLRFLLKATHDGRNRQYASRLLTLFDRVDYSENYYEDFSKSSIDRSMNHYDKALSWCRVFLLGNSFTAFAGSKVALALLFPMEKVFESFVAAKLRKLISRDINIRTQDMTYSLFDSPRRAFALRPDIVLEFGELTVVMDTKWKLLSDTDRNSGISQSDMYQMYAYGKKYGADRIVLLYPYSDKISRTDIGYISDDKVRVDVRFIDLRNPNETLDKLFSEVSEALE; encoded by the coding sequence TTGAAGCCTATAGGCAAATGTGAAATGACATACACTATAACTGAATACAGCGGGTTTGCCTGTGAAAAGGCGGTAAATGGATATAAGGCCTTGCCTAAGAAGACCTTTGAAGCACTGGAGAACTTTATCCTCGCCAATGTCTCTGAAAAAGAAACAGAGGCGATCGAACTTCTTTCGCTATCGGCTCGAAGGGGTGTTGGCAAGGTTATAACTGCTCGGAATTACGTTGGACTGATAGCGATGACTGACGGAACGGTCATCGAGATCCTGCCTAAAATTGCGGGCGATGAGATCAGCGAAGATGAAACAAAACGAATCTTTCTTGAGATGCTTAAGACTCTAAGAGATATCACGTTCAAAGATTTCAATGTTTCCCATCTTCACGTGGATCGACTGAATCTCTTCGAGATCTTTATAAAGATGTTTCTGGATGAGGTAACTGCACTTACAAAACAGGGCCTTAAATCAGCTTACACGCCAGTTGAAGCAAACGAGAAGTTCTATAAAGGGAAGATTCTGACCTCACAGAATATCAAGTATAATCTGGTCAACAAACAGCGATTCTATGTTCTCTACGATGACTTCAATGCGAACAGACCGGAGAACCGTCTGATTAAGTCCACTCTTCGTTTCCTTCTAAAAGCAACACATGACGGGCGCAACCGCCAATATGCTTCTAGATTGCTGACTCTCTTTGATCGGGTAGACTATTCCGAAAACTACTATGAAGACTTTTCGAAGAGTTCCATCGATCGCAGCATGAATCACTACGACAAGGCCCTGTCCTGGTGTCGTGTGTTCTTGCTTGGGAATAGCTTCACAGCGTTTGCCGGCAGCAAGGTTGCGCTTGCGCTCCTCTTCCCTATGGAAAAGGTGTTCGAGAGTTTTGTAGCAGCGAAGCTTCGTAAGCTTATAAGTAGAGATATCAACATCCGAACGCAGGACATGACCTACAGCCTGTTTGATAGTCCGAGGCGGGCCTTTGCACTTCGGCCAGATATCGTACTGGAATTTGGTGAGCTTACAGTCGTTATGGATACGAAATGGAAACTACTCTCGGATACCGACCGAAACAGCGGAATTTCCCAATCCGATATGTACCAGATGTACGCATATGGCAAGAAATACGGGGCCGACAGGATCGTCTTGCTGTATCCCTATTCCGACAAGATTAGCAGGACCGATATCGGATACATCTCCGATGATAAGGTTAGGGTTGACGTCCGTTTCATTGACCTTAGAAATCCCAATGAGACCCTTGACAAGTTGTTTTCTGAGGTGTCGGAGGCGCTTGAATGA
- a CDS encoding ATP-binding protein produces MEFFDRDDEIAFFEGLTKRKSKKMVALFGRRRIGKTALLKKVYPNARYFFVDTRSSETLLKDFSSQIFEGSFDNWEGFFRALFRLQEVVIFDEFQNFMRVDQSVFSILQKVWDENSGRSLLILCGSYVGMMKRIFLDQKAPLFGRCDHKVELKQFRFRDALEMIRSFGYSFEEAVEWYSILGGIPQYLWLLEEKASFNKKIRELFFNRFAPLREEGKNLLIGEFGTEHPGYFSILEAVGYFDRDVGEIVDRTGMERTKAMKYLSELTNNYGIIGRVENLLSKSKRGLRYTIKDNFLSFWMKYIYSRQNTVEFDSEQALSYTIENLGEYIGRAFESIVKSLIPDLYRAEKIPLLPERVGKHWGKIPGTRDKTYEIDLIGESSDRILVFECKWRKDPVGPEVAEVLIEKMQYIPDKRIKVPVIISKSGFKANMPKEVLLIDLCDLEESTG; encoded by the coding sequence ATGGAATTCTTTGATCGTGACGATGAAATCGCTTTTTTCGAGGGGCTCACGAAGCGAAAGTCAAAGAAGATGGTCGCACTCTTCGGGCGGAGGAGGATCGGCAAAACTGCCCTTTTGAAGAAGGTTTACCCGAATGCGCGATACTTCTTTGTAGATACTCGCTCCTCGGAGACTTTGCTGAAAGACTTCTCTTCACAGATATTCGAAGGAAGCTTTGACAACTGGGAAGGTTTCTTCAGGGCATTGTTTCGGCTTCAAGAAGTGGTGATCTTCGACGAGTTTCAGAACTTCATGAGAGTCGATCAATCGGTCTTTTCGATCCTTCAGAAGGTGTGGGATGAGAATTCAGGTAGAAGTCTGCTGATTCTCTGTGGATCATATGTGGGGATGATGAAGCGAATCTTTCTGGACCAGAAGGCGCCGCTCTTCGGAAGATGCGATCACAAAGTTGAGCTGAAACAGTTCCGCTTCAGGGACGCTTTGGAGATGATACGAAGTTTCGGCTATTCATTTGAAGAGGCTGTAGAGTGGTATTCGATACTCGGTGGTATTCCCCAATATTTGTGGCTTCTAGAAGAAAAGGCTTCTTTCAATAAGAAGATTCGAGAACTCTTCTTTAACAGGTTCGCGCCCCTTCGGGAGGAGGGCAAGAATCTTCTCATTGGTGAGTTTGGAACGGAGCATCCGGGCTACTTCTCGATACTCGAGGCAGTCGGTTACTTTGATAGAGATGTCGGGGAGATTGTCGACAGAACGGGTATGGAACGCACAAAGGCCATGAAATACCTTTCTGAGCTCACAAACAACTACGGAATTATCGGCAGGGTAGAAAACCTCCTTTCAAAATCGAAACGCGGTCTGAGATACACTATTAAAGATAACTTCCTTTCATTCTGGATGAAGTATATCTACTCAAGGCAGAACACCGTCGAATTCGATTCCGAACAGGCCCTGTCATATACTATTGAGAATCTTGGAGAATACATTGGCAGAGCATTTGAATCAATCGTGAAATCACTCATCCCCGATCTCTACAGGGCCGAAAAAATCCCTTTATTGCCCGAGAGAGTCGGCAAACATTGGGGCAAAATTCCTGGCACCAGGGACAAGACGTATGAGATAGATCTCATAGGGGAGTCGAGTGACAGAATCCTGGTATTCGAGTGCAAATGGAGAAAGGACCCGGTTGGACCTGAAGTAGCAGAAGTGCTAATAGAGAAGATGCAGTACATCCCTGACAAGAGGATCAAAGTACCGGTTATTATAAGCAAGTCAGGTTTCAAAGCGAACATGCCGAAAGAAGTTCTGCTAATAGACTTGTGTGATCTAGAAGAATCAACCGGATGA
- a CDS encoding DUF4268 domain-containing protein: MIVWIVRRARDEHKQAVEWINQHTDENIGFFLIEIELWKINDSLPAPKFNVVERPNDWSKIVKASEGLSDTKKLQLDFWQAFRDYAFAKPEFSRAFSKRKAHPQHWYDLSVGSSAYHIALTANTQKKRLGVEIYINDDKERFEKFKVNKDSIELDLGSSVEWRTASKACRILVLQDGDIKKGESAWLKQFDWLCEMALKFRTIVKKYVI; the protein is encoded by the coding sequence GTGATTGTGTGGATTGTTAGAAGAGCAAGAGATGAGCACAAACAAGCAGTTGAGTGGATTAACCAGCACACAGACGAAAATATTGGATTCTTCTTAATAGAAATTGAGCTTTGGAAGATAAACGATTCTTTGCCAGCACCGAAATTCAATGTAGTTGAACGTCCCAATGACTGGTCTAAGATTGTAAAGGCATCTGAAGGATTGTCCGATACTAAGAAGCTACAGCTGGACTTCTGGCAAGCGTTTCGTGATTATGCGTTTGCAAAACCAGAATTCTCAAGAGCCTTCTCCAAACGAAAAGCTCATCCTCAGCACTGGTACGATCTAAGTGTGGGAAGCTCTGCTTATCATATTGCTCTTACCGCCAATACGCAGAAGAAGCGGCTGGGTGTAGAGATTTACATTAATGATGATAAAGAACGGTTTGAGAAATTCAAAGTCAATAAAGATTCCATTGAACTAGATCTTGGAAGTTCGGTCGAATGGCGTACAGCAAGTAAGGCGTGTCGAATTCTTGTACTGCAAGATGGTGATATCAAGAAAGGCGAAAGCGCTTGGCTCAAACAATTTGATTGGCTCTGTGAAATGGCGTTGAAGTTTCGCACCATTGTGAAAAAGTATGTCATCTAG